The Nitrospirota bacterium nucleotide sequence CTATTATAATCTCATCTATAACCTTCTCTTGACTCTGATAACATATCTCCTGGACATCCTGAAGCGCCACCCTAATACCTATATCTTTCCTTCAAGATATTGCAGAACAGTAGATTTAACTTTTTTCGCATATTCTATGGCTTCCTGTGCCTTTTCTACTGGTATTTCATAGTACACCTCAGAGGGTATCTTGCCTCAACCGCATAAATTGACAACATCTCAATATCTCCGATCTCTGATTCAAGGGACGGTGAAATATCTTTACATAATAAAACAAGGTCTTCAATGGAATGTGTCCTGGGAAAATCTATTTCATGGAACGTCAGGAAGCCTTTAATATATTTTTCGGCGCATTGCTGAGCATGAAAACATACGGTATCATAAGGCGGATCATTCATGGTCATAGTATGTTCAGCGGTACTGAGGTCATTTTCAGCTTTTTTGAACCATGCGTTCACTGCGCTTATCTTATCGTCTTTCATAAACCACCTTCCCCTTATGGGCAGCCGTATAAATTATAGTTCCTACGATATCCTTAAATCTCTCAAACTCCTGCGGTGTCCTGACAATAACATCTTTTGGCATCCCAAGATATTTCAGTGTCTTCCTTATGGGAAGCACCCGTTCGTAAGGTTTCATGTCCGTATCCATTACCACCATTAAATCAATATCGCTGTTCTCTGTGGGTTTTCCATAGGCATAAGAACCAAAGAGGATAATCTTTTCAGGATTAAAATTATCAATAATTTTTCTGACAGCTTCCTTTAAATAAGCTTCTATATCCATCTATGTTTTCCTCTTCAATCTGGTCATTCCAATTCCATATCTTCCAATAATGCGACGCTAAATTATATTATCACATAACAGTGCGAGAACAA carries:
- a CDS encoding HEPN domain-containing protein, with amino-acid sequence MKDDKISAVNAWFKKAENDLSTAEHTMTMNDPPYDTVCFHAQQCAEKYIKGFLTFHEIDFPRTHSIEDLVLLCKDISPSLESEIGDIEMLSIYAVEARYPLRCTMKYQ
- a CDS encoding nucleotidyltransferase domain-containing protein; translation: MDIEAYLKEAVRKIIDNFNPEKIILFGSYAYGKPTENSDIDLMVVMDTDMKPYERVLPIRKTLKYLGMPKDVIVRTPQEFERFKDIVGTIIYTAAHKGKVVYERR